From Halotia branconii CENA392, the proteins below share one genomic window:
- the petD gene encoding cytochrome b6-f complex subunit IV, with amino-acid sequence MSTQKKPDLSDPKLRAKLAQGMGHNYYGEPAWPNDLLYVFPIVIMGSFACIVALAVLDPAMTGEPANPFATPLEILPEWYLYPVFQILRSLPNKLLGVLAMASVPLGLILVPFIENVNKFQNPFRRPVATTVFLFGTLVTLWLGIGAALPLDKSLTLGLF; translated from the coding sequence ATGTCAACACAGAAAAAACCCGATCTGAGCGATCCTAAATTAAGAGCCAAACTTGCCCAAGGCATGGGTCACAACTACTATGGTGAACCCGCTTGGCCTAATGATCTACTTTATGTGTTTCCAATCGTAATCATGGGTTCGTTTGCTTGTATTGTGGCTCTAGCTGTGCTAGATCCTGCAATGACAGGTGAACCAGCGAATCCTTTTGCCACACCATTGGAAATATTGCCAGAGTGGTACTTGTATCCAGTCTTCCAAATTTTGCGATCGCTTCCTAACAAACTTTTAGGAGTGTTAGCAATGGCATCCGTGCCTCTGGGATTGATCCTCGTTCCCTTTATTGAGAACGTGAACAAGTTCCAAAATCCCTTCCGTCGTCCAGTAGCGACTACAGTGTTCCTTTTTGGTACTCTCGTTACTTTGTGGTTGGGTATTGGTGCTGCCCTTCCATTGGATAAGTCTTTAACCTTGGGATTGTTCTAA